GGCACCGCGGCTCATGTGTTCGAGCAGCGGCGAGGAACCCGGTCCCGAGCCGCCGAACATGTAATCGATCACCGGGAGCGACAGGAGAACAATCAGCACCGAGATGGATATGTGTGTCGCCGCCAGCGTGAAGGCGGTCAGGAGTGCGCTCCACATCCCGCCCGACGAACTTGCGATATAGGTCGCCAGCAGCAGCTTGCTGTGGCCCGGCATCAGGGCATGGACGGCACCCAGCAGCAGTCCCATGGGAAGGAAGGCCGGAAGCGCTGCCGAGCCGCCTCCGCCCGCCAAGGTGCGAATATGCTCCCCGAAGGTGAGATAGGTCTCCTTCTGGAACTCGAGAATCCAGGTCAGCATGTCAGGCGACCTCGAGCGTTACCCAGGCCAGCACCAGATAGCGGCCGGCCTTAGCGATGGTGACGAATGCTGCGAAGGTCGGAAGCGGTACCCTCAAGATGCCCGCGACGACGGTGAGCGGGTCGCCGACAATTGGCACCCAGCTTGCCAGAAGCGACCACTTGCCATAGCGCCGATACCAGCCTTCGGCGCTTTCGAGCTTTTTCGGCGAAACCGGAAACCAGCGGCGGTCGCGATAGCGCTCGATGCCGCGCCCGAGTGCCCAGTTGACGATGGAACCGAGCACATTGCCGAGGCTCGCGATCCCGATCAGGATGGCAAGCGGATAGCGCTCGGCAAGGATCATCATGGCAAGCACGGCCTCCGATTGGGCGGGCAGGATGGTGGCTGCCAGAAATGCCGCGCCGAAGAGGCCGAAATAAGCCGCAAGATCGGCCGTCACCCGTCCACCTGCCCGACGGCAAGCGGTTCGCCGGCGGCCCGCGCGGCCAAGCCCTGCCAGCCGTGGATGCCGATGTAAATGCCGACCGCGATGATCAGCAGGCTTGAGACATAAGGCGCCCGGCGTGCCAGCGTGCTGAACCACGACCAGCGTTTCGTCGCGTGCCGGACGCTGAGTGCCGCGATCG
This Pseudorhizobium banfieldiae DNA region includes the following protein-coding sequences:
- a CDS encoding YqaA family protein translates to MTADLAAYFGLFGAAFLAATILPAQSEAVLAMMILAERYPLAILIGIASLGNVLGSIVNWALGRGIERYRDRRWFPVSPKKLESAEGWYRRYGKWSLLASWVPIVGDPLTVVAGILRVPLPTFAAFVTIAKAGRYLVLAWVTLEVA